The proteins below come from a single Mugil cephalus isolate CIBA_MC_2020 chromosome 7, CIBA_Mcephalus_1.1, whole genome shotgun sequence genomic window:
- the LOC125011463 gene encoding E3 ubiquitin-protein ligase RNF126-like: protein MAEAPTRPCRFFCHRCSAEISPRLPDYTCPRCESGFIEELPEDRSTENGSASTSSSSDQNRPTFENMDHQHLFTFPSGYGPFALGIFDENFDLRTRLPTEDNRETENRREREMASRQRYSARQPRGRHVPRRQGTRHEGVPTLEGIIQQLVNGIIAPTAMPNMGMGPWGMLHSNPMDYAWGANGLDAIITQLLNQFENTGPPPADRERIKSLPTVTITEEHVGAGLECPVCKEDYSVEESVRQLPCNHLFHNDCIVPWLEQHDTCPVCRKSLSGQNTATDPPGLSGMNFSPSSSSSSSPSSPSNENAASNS from the exons ATGGCTGAAGCTCCCACACGGCCCTGCCGGTTTTTTTGTCACCGGTGTTCAGCAGAGATTAGTCCGCGGTTACCG GACTACACGTGCCCACGCTGTGAATCTGGATTTATTGAGGAATTGCCAGAGGACAGAAG CACTGAAAATGGGTCCGCTTCCACATCCTCTTCCAGCGATCAAAACCGCCCGACCTTTGAG AACATGGATCACCAACACTTGTTCACCTTTCCCTCCGGGTATGGGCCGTTCGCCCTTGGGATTTTTGATGAAAACTTCGACCTTCGAACGCGGCTGCCCACAGAGGACAACCGGGAGACAGAGAACAGGAGGGAGCGGGAAATGGCCTCACGGCAACGATACAGTGCGCGGCAACCGCGGGGTCGTCATGTTCCTCGGCGGCAGGGTACGCGCCACGAAGGAGTGCCCACTTTAGAGGG AATTATCCAGCAGCTAGTAAATGGAATCATAGCACCGACAGCTATGCCAAATATGGGGATGGGACCATG GGGTATGCTACATTCCAATCCAATGGACTACGCCTGGGGTGCAAATGGACTTGATGCTATCATTACACAG TTATTAAACCAATTTGAAAACACAGGTCCGCCACCTGCAGACAGAGAAAGGATAAAGAGTTTACCCACCGTTACCATCACAGAGGAACACGTCG gTGCTGGTTTAGAGTGTCCTGTCTGCAAAGAAGACTACAGTGTTGAAGAGAGTGTTAGGCAACTACCATGCAATCATTTGTTTCACAATGACTGTATAGTACCCTGGCTGGAACAG CACGACACGTGTCCTGTGTGCAGGAAGAGTCTTAGTGGACAGAACACAGCCACAGACCCACCAGGGTTATCAGGAATGAACTTCtctccctcgtcctcctcctcctcttccccgaGCTCACCTAGCAACGAAAACGCTGCCAGCAACTCTTAG